A genomic segment from Pararge aegeria chromosome 15, ilParAegt1.1, whole genome shotgun sequence encodes:
- the LOC120629961 gene encoding mucin-2-like isoform X1 gives MEHAFALVVLSLLQLCQGQKTQPEWFAANLVNDPSFTPKPITEIFTSDSPFTSKNPALFTQPTTGTTSTLPPTSRPTPNAPEPQNATSRPLQNGGVQIRQTPEIMSQVAENPPNNDLPNFLIVFDPRGQLNQNIEQAAIPSSPPTMTQTTVVPNRVTTPTATSSTSQSTTAVPATQATLPPFQPGIPPQILSTLSAPAWPRGSVLVYPIQFPGVNTNVNSTVLPVTSTAVPSLPAVPPNSFPRPLNSTTQSLKSRPVLTVRVKAPRGSITNIHINPTTTVRPTTTKRRKSTRKTNNYDGCVNSCKGRKEPICSTPTGVNPINPNTLKGFPSLCHMACHNSFRKEQVYEKVTDGRCGKLRTRIRPVDKKKLNREELNKAQYTIVHNAPETVVEFSPVRQ, from the exons ATGGAGCACGCGTTCGCGCTCGTCGTTTTATCAC tGTTACAACTATGCCAAGGCCAAAAAACACAGCCGGAATGGTTCGCTGCAAACCTCGTCAACGATCCAAGTTTCACGCCGAAACCTATAACGGAGATATTCACAAGTGATTCACCGTTTACCTCCAAGAATCCAGCACTTTTTACACAACCTACAACCGGAACAACTTCGACATTACCACCCACTTCAAGGCCTACGCCTAACGCCCCAGAGCCTCAGAATGCTACCTCACGTCCGTTACAAAATGGGGGAGTGCAAATTCGTCAAACACCAGAAATAATGTCGCAAGTTGCAGAAAATCCACCGAATAACGATTTACCGAACTTTCTTATAGTTTTTGATCCAAGGGGACAGTTGAATCAGAATATCGAACAAGCTGCTATACCGTCTTCACCACCAACAATGACTCAAACGACAGTAGTACCAAATCGAGTAACCACTCCAACTGCCACATCCTCCACATCACAGTCAACCACTGCAGTTCCAGCCACTCAAGCAACATTACCACCCTTCCAGCCTGGCATACCACCACAAATCCTGAGTACTTTATCTGCACCTGCCTGGCCACGTGGTTCGGTGTTAGTCTATCCAATTCAGTTTCCAGGTGTTAACACTAATGTAAACTCAACTGTGTTACCAGTTACATCAACAGCTGTTCCAAGTTTACCAGCAGTTCCTCCGAACTCATTTCCACGACCTCTGAACTCAACTACTCAGTCTCTGAAATCAAGACCAGTTTTGACTGTACGCGTCAAAGCCCCAAGAGGTTCGATtaccaatatacatataaacccaaCGACAACAGTTCGACCAACAACGACTAAACGGCGAAAGTCTACGAGAAAGACCAATAACTACGATGGATGTGTTAATTCTTGTAAAGGAAGAAAGGAACCTATCTGTAGCACCCCCACGGGAGTAAATCCCATAAATCCAAATACGTTGAAAGGTTTCCCTTCATTGTGCCATATGGCCTGCCACAATTCTTTCAGGAAAGAAC AAGTGTACGAAAAAGTGACAGACGGACGATGCGGTAAACTGCGCACGCGCATAAGGCCTGTTGACAAGAAAAAACTCAACAGGGAAGAGCTAAACAAAGCCCAATACACCATAGTGCATAATGCCCCGGAAACTGTCGTGGAATTCTCGCCGGTAAGACAATGA
- the LOC120629961 gene encoding mucin-2-like isoform X2, with amino-acid sequence MEHAFALVVLSLLQLCQGQKTQPEWFAANLVNDPSFTPKPITEIFTSDSPFTSKNPALFTQPTTGTTSTLPPTSRPTPNAPEPQNATSRPLQNGGVQIRQTPEIMSQVAENPPNNDLPNFLIVFDPRGQLNQNIEQAAIPSSPPTMTQTTVVPNRVTTPTATSSTSQSTTAVPATQATLPPFQPGIPPQILSTLSAPAWPRGSVLVYPIQFPGVNTNVNSTVLPVTSTAVPSLPAVPPNSFPRPLNSTTQSLKSRPVLTVRVKAPRGSITNIHINPTTTVRPTTTKRRKSTRKTNNYDGCVNSCKGRKEPICSTPTGVNPINPNTLKGFPSLCHMACHNSFRKELYEKVTDGRCGKLRTRIRPVDKKKLNREELNKAQYTIVHNAPETVVEFSPVRQ; translated from the exons ATGGAGCACGCGTTCGCGCTCGTCGTTTTATCAC tGTTACAACTATGCCAAGGCCAAAAAACACAGCCGGAATGGTTCGCTGCAAACCTCGTCAACGATCCAAGTTTCACGCCGAAACCTATAACGGAGATATTCACAAGTGATTCACCGTTTACCTCCAAGAATCCAGCACTTTTTACACAACCTACAACCGGAACAACTTCGACATTACCACCCACTTCAAGGCCTACGCCTAACGCCCCAGAGCCTCAGAATGCTACCTCACGTCCGTTACAAAATGGGGGAGTGCAAATTCGTCAAACACCAGAAATAATGTCGCAAGTTGCAGAAAATCCACCGAATAACGATTTACCGAACTTTCTTATAGTTTTTGATCCAAGGGGACAGTTGAATCAGAATATCGAACAAGCTGCTATACCGTCTTCACCACCAACAATGACTCAAACGACAGTAGTACCAAATCGAGTAACCACTCCAACTGCCACATCCTCCACATCACAGTCAACCACTGCAGTTCCAGCCACTCAAGCAACATTACCACCCTTCCAGCCTGGCATACCACCACAAATCCTGAGTACTTTATCTGCACCTGCCTGGCCACGTGGTTCGGTGTTAGTCTATCCAATTCAGTTTCCAGGTGTTAACACTAATGTAAACTCAACTGTGTTACCAGTTACATCAACAGCTGTTCCAAGTTTACCAGCAGTTCCTCCGAACTCATTTCCACGACCTCTGAACTCAACTACTCAGTCTCTGAAATCAAGACCAGTTTTGACTGTACGCGTCAAAGCCCCAAGAGGTTCGATtaccaatatacatataaacccaaCGACAACAGTTCGACCAACAACGACTAAACGGCGAAAGTCTACGAGAAAGACCAATAACTACGATGGATGTGTTAATTCTTGTAAAGGAAGAAAGGAACCTATCTGTAGCACCCCCACGGGAGTAAATCCCATAAATCCAAATACGTTGAAAGGTTTCCCTTCATTGTGCCATATGGCCTGCCACAATTCTTTCAGGAAAGAAC TGTACGAAAAAGTGACAGACGGACGATGCGGTAAACTGCGCACGCGCATAAGGCCTGTTGACAAGAAAAAACTCAACAGGGAAGAGCTAAACAAAGCCCAATACACCATAGTGCATAATGCCCCGGAAACTGTCGTGGAATTCTCGCCGGTAAGACAATGA